In a single window of the Arachis hypogaea cultivar Tifrunner chromosome 6, arahy.Tifrunner.gnm2.J5K5, whole genome shotgun sequence genome:
- the LOC112696892 gene encoding uncharacterized protein, which yields MASVTLQTTSSRLVPLPNASVVKVSIPTKRTLINFRSNGSISSLTNNITTHAVSRNGSISSCASNMSVSSLKADENRRKSNLESLFCYDKAIPEEIIEKPVGLSLTEKDIGNNLRCTDCEAKGAVLCITCAGSGLYVDSILESQGIIVKVRCLGCGGTGNMMCTECGGRGHLGPK from the exons ATGGCTTCAGTAACACTGCAAACGACGTCGTCGAGATTGGTCCCTTTGCCGAACGCTTCGGTGGTGAAGGTTTCGATTCCTACGAAGAGAACGCTGATCAATTTTCGGTCCAATGGTTCCATTTCAAGCTTGACGAATAACATAACAACTCACGCCGTTTCCCGCAATGGCTCCATTTCTAGCTGCGCCTCCAACATG TCTGTGTCAAGTTTGAAGGCAGATGAGAACAGACGCAAGAGTAATCTTGAATCTCTCTTTTGCTATGATAAGGCCATCCCAGAAGAAATAATTGAGAAGCCTGTTGGACTATCTTTGACTGAGAAAGATATCGGTAACAATCTCCGATGCACTGATTGCGAAGCTAAAGGTGCTGTGCTTTGCATCACTTGTGCTGGTTCTGGCCTATACGTTGACTCCATATTGGAAAGCCAGGGCATAATTGTCAAAGTTCGTTGCTTAG GTTGTGGAGGAACAGGTAATATGATGTGTACGGAATGCGGGGGACGGGGTCATCTGGGACCAAAATGA
- the LOC112696891 gene encoding protein PNS1 isoform X2, whose amino-acid sequence MSLRIIFQILFYLHLLLTAATVIFITVYGLTSESGGQHFHPLKWYPPVLASTACGGVISFLWQWITFSYPRNALKAAFWLGPLLTCLMAGMFVYIGTATSLIVGLVSFCSALAQSLYGCWVRPRFEYATNILSVSTAFPPAKTGVSVLATIVIGTLYCCFLVSGIGGATALQDKFKLAFIFILVIMLSLGWTMQFLKNVIQLTISRVTYLQILGNPMDTCAALRDSINRSVGCIAIGSILIPVFTLLRSFGRSMSLLGGENEIMFCCVSYCMGMVNVLPKFGSRWSFVHIGVYNKEFVDASQDTWEIFTGARMLPLIDSDLTGALCFLSGVAVGAFCSMVSGIWILVMHQSYALEVSIYAFLIGYFMCRLAMGWLQACVAAYYVAYGENPVNDQFDSTIPARLEQIQRSQAL is encoded by the exons ATGTCATTGAGAATCATCTTTCAGATCCTTTTCTACTTGCATTTGCTCCTAACAGCAGCCACAGTGATCTTCATCACTGTTTATGGCCTGACCTCGGAATCTGGCGGCCAACATTTCCACCCTTTGAAGTGGTACCCTCCAGTTCTAGCTTCGACGGCATGTGGCGGAGTAATCAGTTTCCTGTGGCAATGGATCACTTTCAGCTACCCAAGAAACGCACTCAAGGCAGCATTTTGGCTAGGTCCGTTGCTAACATGTTTAATGGCTGGGATGTTTGTGTACATAGGCACTGCAACTAGTCTTATAGTGGGATTAGTTTCTTTCTGTTCTGCATTAGCTCAATCCCTCTATGGTTGTTGGGTCAGACCCAGATTCGAATACGCGACAAATATCTTGTCAGTTTCAACAGCTTTTCCACCTGCTAAAACCGGAGTGTCGGTACTCGCGACAATTGTAATTGGAACCCTTTATTGCTGTTTTCTTGTATCCGGGATCGGTGGAGCTACAGCCCTTCAAGACAAATTCAAATTAGCTTTCATTTTCATCTTGGTGATTATGCTGAGCCTGGGATGGACCATGCAGTTTCTCAAGAATGTAATACAACTCACCATTTCAAGGGTCACATATCTGCAGATACTTGGAAACCCCATGGATACTTGTGCCGCGCTTCGTGACAGTATCAATCGTTCTGTTGGATGTATCGCCATTGGCTCAATCCTTATCCCGGTCTTCACTCTCCTCCGCAGTTTTGGACGCTCCATGAGTCTACTTGGAGGAGAAAATGAGATCATGTTTTGCTGTGTTAGTTATTGTATGGGGATGGTAAACGTTCTTCCGAAGTTTGGGAGCCGATGGAGTTTTGTACATATTGGAGTCTATAACAAAGAGTTTGTGGACGCATCTCAAGATACTTGGGAAATCTTCACTGGAGCTAGAATGTTGCCACTCATAGACTCGGATCTAACCGGAGCATTATGTTTCCTTAGCGGAGTAGCTGTAGGTGCATTTTGTTCTATGGTGAGTGGAATTTGGATCCTTGTGATGCATCAGAGCTATGCCCTGGAAGTATCCATTTATGCTTTCTTGATTGGCTATTTCATG TGTCGATTGGCAATGGGGTGGCTACAGGCATGTGTTGCGGCATACTATGTTGCCTACGGAGAGAATCCAGTGAACGATCAATTCGACTCAACAATTCCAGCACGCTTGGAGCAGATTCAAAGATCTCAGGCTCTGTAA
- the LOC112696891 gene encoding protein PNS1 isoform X1 gives MASCAGTRFGNTTKMSLRIIFQILFYLHLLLTAATVIFITVYGLTSESGGQHFHPLKWYPPVLASTACGGVISFLWQWITFSYPRNALKAAFWLGPLLTCLMAGMFVYIGTATSLIVGLVSFCSALAQSLYGCWVRPRFEYATNILSVSTAFPPAKTGVSVLATIVIGTLYCCFLVSGIGGATALQDKFKLAFIFILVIMLSLGWTMQFLKNVIQLTISRVTYLQILGNPMDTCAALRDSINRSVGCIAIGSILIPVFTLLRSFGRSMSLLGGENEIMFCCVSYCMGMVNVLPKFGSRWSFVHIGVYNKEFVDASQDTWEIFTGARMLPLIDSDLTGALCFLSGVAVGAFCSMVSGIWILVMHQSYALEVSIYAFLIGYFMCRLAMGWLQACVAAYYVAYGENPVNDQFDSTIPARLEQIQRSQAL, from the exons ATGGCTTCTTGCGCAGGCACAAGATTTGGAAACACAACAAAAATGTCATTGAGAATCATCTTTCAGATCCTTTTCTACTTGCATTTGCTCCTAACAGCAGCCACAGTGATCTTCATCACTGTTTATGGCCTGACCTCGGAATCTGGCGGCCAACATTTCCACCCTTTGAAGTGGTACCCTCCAGTTCTAGCTTCGACGGCATGTGGCGGAGTAATCAGTTTCCTGTGGCAATGGATCACTTTCAGCTACCCAAGAAACGCACTCAAGGCAGCATTTTGGCTAGGTCCGTTGCTAACATGTTTAATGGCTGGGATGTTTGTGTACATAGGCACTGCAACTAGTCTTATAGTGGGATTAGTTTCTTTCTGTTCTGCATTAGCTCAATCCCTCTATGGTTGTTGGGTCAGACCCAGATTCGAATACGCGACAAATATCTTGTCAGTTTCAACAGCTTTTCCACCTGCTAAAACCGGAGTGTCGGTACTCGCGACAATTGTAATTGGAACCCTTTATTGCTGTTTTCTTGTATCCGGGATCGGTGGAGCTACAGCCCTTCAAGACAAATTCAAATTAGCTTTCATTTTCATCTTGGTGATTATGCTGAGCCTGGGATGGACCATGCAGTTTCTCAAGAATGTAATACAACTCACCATTTCAAGGGTCACATATCTGCAGATACTTGGAAACCCCATGGATACTTGTGCCGCGCTTCGTGACAGTATCAATCGTTCTGTTGGATGTATCGCCATTGGCTCAATCCTTATCCCGGTCTTCACTCTCCTCCGCAGTTTTGGACGCTCCATGAGTCTACTTGGAGGAGAAAATGAGATCATGTTTTGCTGTGTTAGTTATTGTATGGGGATGGTAAACGTTCTTCCGAAGTTTGGGAGCCGATGGAGTTTTGTACATATTGGAGTCTATAACAAAGAGTTTGTGGACGCATCTCAAGATACTTGGGAAATCTTCACTGGAGCTAGAATGTTGCCACTCATAGACTCGGATCTAACCGGAGCATTATGTTTCCTTAGCGGAGTAGCTGTAGGTGCATTTTGTTCTATGGTGAGTGGAATTTGGATCCTTGTGATGCATCAGAGCTATGCCCTGGAAGTATCCATTTATGCTTTCTTGATTGGCTATTTCATG TGTCGATTGGCAATGGGGTGGCTACAGGCATGTGTTGCGGCATACTATGTTGCCTACGGAGAGAATCCAGTGAACGATCAATTCGACTCAACAATTCCAGCACGCTTGGAGCAGATTCAAAGATCTCAGGCTCTGTAA